A genomic window from Candidatus Edwardsbacteria bacterium includes:
- a CDS encoding DUF4388 domain-containing protein has product MAIEGPIKELSLMDLFQLLAMSRKSGVLTLDCTRNVGQVFFVSGNIIRSTLQQGQEKLGQMMLSSGKLSKDQLDILLKEQASAKQKKKIGALAVVRGFATKNAVVAMLKTQVEETVSTIMGWQEGYFRFEDMELVPDPDLAFVQITENVIMEVSRRLDEWSKIQSKLPDLDMVLTLAPGSDLTSARLDLRPEEWLILANIDGQKTARQVIASVGGREFETAKVIYGLCATGLVKATALKGPLSLDIQEPVMDPIKAGLELIRRDQLEKAIETFSEILIKEPDSPLAHLYLAEAYFKTESFDEAIMEYKLASQGRDDNPEINYCLGFAYAKIGRLELAVERWERFLSFSHDDKRAGKIRELVDLAVRWAEGLEEKAAVADGRQTMAGFDKPAEPAPELSPEVKAWLERMKKLKERRLPLMGE; this is encoded by the coding sequence ATGGCGATCGAAGGCCCCATAAAAGAACTCAGCCTGATGGACCTGTTCCAGCTGCTGGCCATGTCCCGCAAATCCGGGGTGCTGACCCTGGACTGCACCCGCAACGTGGGCCAGGTGTTCTTCGTCTCCGGCAACATCATCCGCAGCACCCTCCAGCAGGGGCAGGAGAAGCTGGGGCAGATGATGCTGTCCTCCGGCAAGCTCAGCAAGGACCAGCTGGACATCCTGCTCAAGGAGCAGGCCAGCGCCAAGCAAAAAAAGAAGATCGGCGCTTTGGCGGTGGTGCGCGGCTTTGCCACCAAGAACGCGGTGGTGGCCATGCTGAAGACCCAGGTGGAGGAGACGGTCTCCACCATCATGGGCTGGCAGGAGGGCTATTTCCGGTTCGAGGACATGGAGCTGGTCCCCGACCCCGACCTGGCCTTCGTCCAGATCACCGAGAACGTGATCATGGAGGTCTCCCGCCGGCTGGACGAGTGGTCCAAGATCCAGTCCAAACTGCCGGACCTGGACATGGTGCTGACCCTGGCCCCGGGCAGCGACCTGACCTCGGCCCGGCTGGACCTGAGGCCGGAGGAGTGGCTGATCCTGGCCAATATCGACGGCCAGAAGACAGCCCGCCAGGTGATAGCCTCGGTGGGGGGGCGGGAGTTCGAGACCGCCAAGGTCATCTACGGCCTGTGCGCCACCGGCCTGGTAAAGGCCACCGCCCTGAAAGGCCCGTTGTCGCTGGATATTCAGGAGCCGGTGATGGATCCGATAAAAGCGGGCCTGGAGCTGATCAGGAGAGACCAGCTGGAGAAGGCCATCGAGACCTTCTCCGAGATCCTGATCAAGGAGCCGGATTCTCCGCTGGCCCATCTCTATCTGGCCGAGGCTTATTTCAAGACCGAGTCCTTCGACGAGGCCATCATGGAATACAAACTGGCCAGCCAGGGCCGGGACGACAACCCCGAGATCAACTACTGCCTGGGCTTTGCCTACGCCAAGATCGGGCGGCTGGAGCTGGCGGTGGAGAGATGGGAGCGGTTCCTGTCATTTTCGCACGATGATAAAAGGGCCGGGAAGATCCGGGAACTGGTGGACCTGGCGGTGAGATGGGCCGAGGGACTGGAGGAGAAGGCCGCCGTGGCCGACGGACGGCAGACCATGGCCGGCTTCGATAAACCGGCGGAGCCCGCCCCGGAACTGAGCCCCGAGGTGAAAGCCTGGCTGGAGAGGATGAAAAAACTGAAAGAGCGAAGATTGCCGCTAATGGGGGAATAG
- a CDS encoding tetratricopeptide repeat protein — translation MEHAEEKNIPPVSPEEQKILRGFRSRIDAGDASAHNNLGVVYFNKGMYAEAVEVLQMALEIDPQNVLARSNLEVVYRKSGYYRDEIQQAEEALKKSPDANAYFRLAEALRNTGQYKSAIANYQKAVELKPGDMLAYLYLGLTLKQQGQFNEAVEIYQQALKLDPDSYVIHTGLGEIYYNLGLLDQSINQLETAIKINPGGSEAHFLLGFTYGEKGLLEKAIEESRQAIALNPNYSKAQVNLGIDYYSQDLLTEIKRHSEDQVQVSPDGFMTHYNLGVGFRRKGLFKQALKEFELALSLEAENRIVHKEVGEIYLFMGQNQKAIEAYKKALEFDPDNAKLYNDTGLAYHRMGASAQAVKWYQRALDSDPGYVVSLNNLGIAYVYQEQQQLAEETFRKAVARMPQYGDAHFNLGLLYAKQGKDGLAMSEYQEVLKLNQDSALAHNNIGLLYLKQKSYTEALAQFEHCIKLDSDFAEAYYNLGFALAAQEKYQESLAATKRALELKSYYTGGSFKLGIDFYVDDPELLILDGWQGSGQEQGTTVAQDIFGGVLEEASIRTKASKWDEATLESDIESLKKLRAEGKGGELKKKAKAILEQQPQNQLALESLAQLAMDEKQGAEAIVRYGVLAKLNPEQKDFKIGLARAHLMQGDSDQAIAILREEIAARPEDVELMSQLGRIYLERCDYQDARACYENALKINPSDISLFLGLGEIFAVQNEPEEAIMAYRQVIKLNPKLPQGYYQLARLYLSQDKPEQAVEEFKKAVINSPAHLDSHLALGETYVKLGQLDKAAVEYALSAKISPGSFDAKLGLAQLAVKAGQPDKAYQLCQELMQSHGDQPELYMLWGRLLAQRGKTRDAVEAWQKAISFTKDEALKALAGKAIETAMQWEQVAGGR, via the coding sequence ATGGAACACGCTGAAGAAAAAAACATTCCCCCGGTCAGCCCGGAGGAGCAGAAGATACTGCGGGGCTTCCGAAGCCGGATAGACGCCGGTGACGCTTCGGCCCATAACAACCTGGGGGTGGTCTATTTCAACAAGGGCATGTATGCCGAGGCGGTGGAAGTGCTGCAGATGGCCCTGGAGATCGACCCCCAGAACGTTCTGGCCCGGAGCAATCTGGAGGTGGTCTACCGCAAGAGCGGCTATTACCGGGATGAGATCCAGCAGGCCGAGGAGGCTTTGAAGAAAAGCCCCGATGCCAACGCCTACTTCCGGCTGGCCGAGGCGCTGCGCAACACCGGACAGTACAAGTCGGCCATCGCCAACTACCAGAAGGCGGTGGAGCTCAAGCCGGGCGACATGCTGGCCTACCTCTACCTGGGGCTGACCCTGAAACAGCAGGGACAGTTCAACGAGGCGGTGGAGATCTACCAGCAGGCCCTGAAGCTGGACCCCGATTCATACGTCATCCACACCGGGCTGGGGGAGATCTATTACAACCTGGGCCTGCTGGACCAGTCCATCAACCAGCTGGAGACCGCCATCAAGATCAACCCCGGGGGCTCGGAGGCCCACTTCCTGCTGGGCTTCACTTACGGCGAGAAGGGGCTGCTGGAAAAGGCCATCGAGGAATCCCGCCAGGCCATCGCCCTCAATCCCAATTATTCCAAGGCCCAGGTCAACCTGGGGATCGATTATTACAGCCAGGACCTGCTGACCGAGATCAAGCGCCATTCGGAGGACCAGGTGCAGGTGTCCCCGGACGGGTTCATGACCCACTACAATCTGGGGGTGGGCTTCCGGCGCAAGGGGCTTTTCAAGCAGGCCCTCAAGGAGTTCGAGCTGGCGCTGTCCCTGGAGGCGGAGAACCGGATCGTCCACAAGGAGGTGGGCGAGATCTACCTGTTCATGGGCCAGAACCAGAAGGCCATCGAGGCCTATAAAAAGGCCCTGGAGTTCGATCCCGACAACGCCAAACTTTACAACGACACCGGCCTGGCCTATCACCGGATGGGGGCCTCGGCCCAAGCGGTCAAGTGGTACCAGCGGGCCCTGGATTCCGATCCCGGCTATGTGGTCAGCTTGAACAATCTGGGGATCGCCTATGTCTACCAGGAGCAGCAGCAGCTGGCCGAGGAGACATTCCGGAAGGCGGTGGCCAGGATGCCGCAGTACGGCGACGCCCACTTCAACCTGGGCCTGCTGTACGCCAAGCAGGGCAAGGACGGGCTGGCCATGTCCGAATACCAGGAGGTGCTCAAGCTGAACCAGGATTCGGCCCTGGCCCACAACAACATCGGCCTGCTTTACCTCAAACAGAAATCCTACACCGAGGCCCTGGCCCAGTTCGAGCATTGCATCAAGCTGGATTCGGATTTTGCCGAGGCCTATTACAACCTGGGATTCGCCCTGGCGGCCCAGGAGAAATACCAGGAATCGCTGGCCGCCACCAAACGGGCCTTGGAGCTCAAATCATACTACACCGGCGGCTCCTTCAAGCTGGGCATCGACTTCTACGTGGACGACCCGGAACTGCTGATCCTGGACGGCTGGCAGGGCTCCGGCCAGGAGCAGGGCACCACCGTGGCCCAGGATATCTTCGGGGGGGTGCTGGAGGAGGCCTCCATCCGGACCAAGGCCAGCAAATGGGACGAGGCTACCCTGGAGTCGGACATCGAGAGCCTGAAGAAGCTCCGGGCCGAGGGCAAGGGCGGCGAGCTGAAGAAGAAGGCCAAGGCCATCCTGGAACAGCAGCCCCAGAACCAGCTGGCCCTGGAGAGCCTGGCCCAGCTGGCGATGGACGAAAAGCAGGGGGCCGAGGCCATAGTCAGATACGGGGTGCTGGCCAAGCTGAACCCGGAGCAGAAGGATTTCAAGATCGGTCTGGCCCGGGCCCACCTGATGCAGGGCGACAGCGACCAGGCCATCGCCATCCTGCGCGAAGAGATCGCCGCCCGGCCGGAGGATGTGGAGCTGATGTCCCAGCTGGGCCGGATATATCTGGAACGCTGCGACTACCAGGATGCCAGGGCCTGCTACGAGAACGCCCTGAAGATCAATCCCTCCGACATCTCGCTGTTCCTGGGGCTGGGGGAGATCTTCGCGGTGCAGAACGAGCCGGAGGAGGCCATCATGGCCTACCGCCAGGTGATAAAGTTGAATCCCAAGCTGCCCCAGGGCTATTACCAGCTGGCCCGGCTGTACCTCTCCCAGGACAAGCCGGAGCAGGCGGTGGAGGAGTTCAAGAAAGCGGTGATCAACAGCCCGGCCCACCTGGACTCGCATCTGGCGTTGGGCGAAACCTACGTCAAGCTGGGCCAGCTGGACAAGGCCGCGGTGGAATACGCCCTGTCGGCCAAGATATCCCCCGGATCGTTTGACGCCAAACTGGGACTGGCCCAGCTGGCGGTCAAGGCCGGCCAGCCCGACAAGGCCTACCAGCTATGCCAGGAATTGATGCAGAGCCACGGAGACCAGCCCGAGCTGTACATGCTGTGGGGCAGGCTGCTGGCCCAGCGGGGCAAGACCCGGGACGCGGTGGAGGCCTGGCAGAAGGCCATCTCTTTTACAAAAGATGAGGCCCTAAAGGCCCTGGCCGGAAAGGCCATCGAAACCGCCATGCAATGGGAGCAGGTGGCGGGGGGAAGGTGA
- a CDS encoding chemotaxis protein CheC translates to MELNELGAIQLDALKEVANIGACHAATALSELTNEKVLVNVPVIRINPIEEIFNMAAKPNEVVAGVLIYFLGDMTGRTLLMFPQEAAWHLTDCLLRKPVGSTTGIGELEESALKEVSNVLTCAYMNALGDLLGLVMVPSVPSMTVDMASAVLDAVSLDFGNDKDLVVCIETEFRFVEKNAVLHGYFLLLPDPDSLGVILKAIHLG, encoded by the coding sequence ATGGAACTTAACGAACTGGGAGCGATACAACTGGACGCCCTGAAGGAGGTGGCCAACATCGGGGCCTGCCATGCGGCCACCGCCCTGTCGGAACTGACCAACGAGAAGGTGCTGGTCAATGTTCCGGTGATCAGGATCAACCCCATCGAGGAGATCTTCAATATGGCCGCCAAGCCCAACGAGGTGGTGGCCGGGGTGCTGATCTATTTTCTGGGCGACATGACCGGCCGGACCCTGCTGATGTTCCCCCAGGAGGCGGCCTGGCACCTGACCGACTGCCTGCTGAGAAAGCCGGTGGGCAGCACCACCGGGATCGGGGAGCTGGAGGAATCGGCCCTCAAGGAGGTGTCCAACGTCCTGACCTGCGCCTACATGAACGCCCTGGGCGACCTGCTGGGCCTGGTGATGGTCCCCTCGGTGCCCAGCATGACGGTGGACATGGCCTCGGCGGTGCTGGACGCGGTGTCGCTGGATTTCGGCAACGACAAGGACCTGGTGGTGTGCATCGAGACCGAATTCCGTTTTGTGGAAAAGAACGCCGTGCTGCACGGATATTTCCTGCTGCTGCCGGATCCCGACTCGCTGGGGGTGATACTGAAGGCCATCCATCTGGGGTAA
- a CDS encoding chemotaxis protein CheA, with protein MDTAKYINLFVAETREHLVSLNQALLALEKKPDESSQLDEIFRSMHTIKGMAASIGLDFIADLTHKGEDLLEKMRRRQTAAASEEIDLIFSVLDFLEEAVGLVAAGKQPDQSLTQRCRELVGQIVGLTAVAPEAAPAKVSSNGGSDFKRINPLKTEKSHVFKIRILLEQDVSLKSARAFLILHTLERIGRVAYTVPERHDLESEKFDRGFTIFLVTDREDQEELRNDVSCADVEDIQIEEVREESAEEALERKTIGAFVQLAQEKAKDVKVSVARLDSLMNLVGELVVWRERLKQLAVQNGDPAIQDGVDKIAQIASDLQQEVLTARLVPMSEVLDRFPRVVRDAAKGLGKEIDFTVQGRELEMDRAILQMLSEPVIHLLRNAVDHGIELPHKRKQAGKSQLGSIALTALKQKDQVLIKVVDDGQGFDLERIRRKVIDNGHLTAIQAAELADQQLYEYLLLPGFSTADKVSELSGRGVGLDVVKRRIEEMGGSFAMESRPGQGSVFTITVPLSLAIIRTLLISADDQTYAVPITQVKEITNIKLKAMKTLHGKRLLQFRNRVIPVVRLASVIGLSPETGIGEGPALIVERQGAELALLFDSMIGQQEIVVKPLSRFVKGIKTFSGATIGREGRPMLILDLNNIAV; from the coding sequence ATGGATACCGCAAAATACATAAACCTGTTCGTGGCGGAGACCAGGGAGCACCTGGTCAGCCTGAATCAGGCGCTGTTGGCCCTGGAGAAGAAGCCCGACGAGAGCTCCCAGCTGGATGAGATCTTCCGGTCCATGCACACCATCAAGGGCATGGCGGCCTCCATCGGGCTGGACTTCATCGCCGATCTTACCCACAAGGGCGAGGACCTGCTGGAGAAGATGCGCCGCCGCCAGACGGCGGCCGCCTCCGAGGAGATCGACCTGATCTTTTCGGTGTTGGATTTTCTGGAGGAGGCGGTGGGATTGGTGGCGGCCGGGAAACAGCCGGACCAGAGCCTCACCCAGCGTTGCCGGGAGCTGGTGGGCCAGATTGTGGGTTTGACCGCCGTGGCCCCTGAGGCGGCCCCGGCCAAGGTGTCCTCCAACGGGGGCAGCGATTTTAAAAGGATCAATCCCCTTAAAACCGAGAAATCCCATGTCTTCAAGATCCGGATATTGCTGGAGCAGGATGTCTCCCTGAAATCAGCCCGGGCCTTTTTGATACTGCATACCCTGGAGAGGATCGGCCGGGTGGCCTATACCGTGCCGGAGAGGCATGACCTGGAATCGGAGAAATTCGACCGGGGCTTCACCATCTTCCTGGTCACCGACCGGGAGGACCAGGAGGAGCTGAGGAACGATGTCTCCTGCGCCGATGTCGAGGACATCCAGATCGAGGAGGTGCGGGAGGAGAGCGCCGAGGAGGCCCTGGAGAGAAAAACCATCGGAGCCTTCGTCCAGCTGGCCCAGGAGAAGGCCAAGGACGTCAAGGTCAGCGTGGCCCGGCTCGACAGCCTGATGAACCTGGTGGGCGAACTGGTGGTGTGGCGCGAGAGGCTGAAACAGCTGGCCGTCCAGAACGGGGATCCGGCCATTCAGGACGGAGTGGACAAGATCGCCCAGATAGCCTCCGATCTTCAGCAGGAGGTGTTGACCGCCCGGTTGGTGCCGATGTCCGAGGTGCTGGACCGTTTCCCCCGGGTGGTGCGGGATGCCGCCAAGGGGCTGGGCAAGGAGATCGATTTCACGGTGCAGGGCCGGGAGCTGGAGATGGACCGCGCCATACTGCAGATGCTTTCCGAGCCGGTGATCCACCTGCTGAGAAACGCGGTGGACCACGGCATCGAGCTGCCGCACAAGCGGAAGCAGGCCGGCAAGTCCCAACTGGGCTCGATAGCCCTGACCGCCCTGAAGCAGAAGGACCAGGTACTGATCAAGGTGGTCGATGACGGCCAGGGCTTTGATCTGGAGCGGATCCGCCGCAAGGTGATAGACAACGGGCACCTGACGGCCATCCAGGCCGCGGAATTGGCCGACCAGCAGCTGTATGAATACCTGCTGCTGCCGGGCTTCTCCACCGCCGACAAGGTCAGCGAGCTGTCGGGGCGCGGGGTGGGGCTGGATGTGGTCAAGCGCCGGATAGAGGAGATGGGCGGGAGCTTCGCCATGGAGAGCCGGCCCGGCCAGGGATCGGTTTTTACCATCACGGTCCCGTTGAGCCTGGCCATCATCCGGACCCTGCTGATCTCGGCCGATGACCAGACCTACGCGGTCCCCATAACCCAGGTCAAGGAGATCACCAATATCAAGCTGAAGGCCATGAAAACGCTGCATGGCAAGAGGCTGCTGCAGTTCCGGAACCGGGTGATCCCGGTGGTGCGGCTGGCCAGCGTCATCGGGCTTTCTCCGGAGACCGGCATCGGCGAAGGGCCGGCCCTGATCGTGGAGCGCCAGGGGGCGGAGCTGGCGCTGCTGTTCGACTCCATGATCGGCCAGCAGGAGATCGTGGTCAAGCCGTTGTCCCGTTTCGTCAAAGGGATCAAAACCTTCAGCGGGGCCACCATCGGCCGGGAGGGCCGACCCATGCTGATCCTGGATCTCAACAATATAGCGGTCTGA
- a CDS encoding response regulator, with the protein MSRKVLVVDDAIFMRTMISDILKKGEFEVCGEGATGAEAVDQYQKLKPDLVIMDIIMPDMGGIEAVKAIMQIDPNARILMCSAMGQQALVVEAIQAGARDFVVKPFQPSRVLEAAQRALK; encoded by the coding sequence ATGAGTCGCAAGGTATTAGTGGTGGACGATGCCATCTTCATGAGGACCATGATCTCGGACATCCTGAAAAAGGGAGAGTTCGAGGTCTGCGGCGAGGGCGCCACCGGCGCCGAGGCGGTGGACCAGTACCAGAAGCTGAAGCCGGATCTGGTGATCATGGACATCATCATGCCCGACATGGGCGGCATCGAGGCGGTCAAGGCCATCATGCAGATAGATCCCAACGCCCGGATCCTGATGTGCAGCGCCATGGGCCAGCAGGCTTTGGTGGTGGAGGCCATCCAGGCCGGGGCCAGGGATTTCGTGGTCAAACCCTTCCAGCCCTCGCGGGTGCTGGAAGCGGCCCAGCGGGCGCTGAAATAA
- a CDS encoding chemotaxis protein CheW, giving the protein MTEKIASREIVIFNLGKEKFALYTDQVKSIEEMQDIVPVPLAPEYLAGLINLRGEITTIIDLRRRLHLAENSQIGPDVVIIIVDYNQETAGLIVDRVDSVETIKAVPKDVPDSIKKAANGRFYDKVIDINREKIIILNLDKILSLEEVK; this is encoded by the coding sequence ATGACGGAAAAAATTGCATCCCGGGAAATTGTAATATTCAACCTGGGTAAAGAAAAGTTTGCACTTTACACCGATCAGGTTAAAAGCATCGAGGAAATGCAGGATATTGTCCCGGTGCCCCTGGCTCCCGAATATCTCGCCGGGCTGATCAACCTGAGGGGCGAGATAACCACCATTATCGATCTGCGGAGGAGGCTGCACCTGGCGGAGAACAGCCAGATCGGCCCCGATGTGGTCATAATCATCGTGGATTATAATCAGGAGACGGCCGGGCTGATAGTGGACCGGGTGGACAGCGTGGAGACCATCAAGGCTGTGCCCAAGGATGTTCCCGACAGCATCAAAAAAGCCGCCAACGGGCGATTCTACGATAAGGTGATAGACATCAACCGGGAAAAAATAATAATACTTAACTTGGATAAAATATTATCTTTGGAGGAGGTTAAATGA
- a CDS encoding ABC transporter permease yields the protein MPVKASFNLLEIVVHYWESIKLAFEAIRSHKLRSGLTTLGILIGVLAVIVMMSMIDGLNRMVTRELDSIGSTTLYVQKSTWGPQDASEYLKVQKRKNLTLADAYAIRDQCPSVRRVAPNLHMTTTVKYRGQEALGVHVNGTTPDDQYIGDYEIDQGRPMSYFDVDHKRQVCLIGPTIAEKLALGQDPIGRNIIIEGKRFEVIALLKKQGVFLGNDKDSYLVIPITAYMKCISGAIREHGGFGTSVQVVVQPVDIGHVASARDEITELLRRRRRVPPSQPDDFSINSADQLMAVYRSITAGIFGLMIGVTFLSLLVGGIGIMNIMMVSVSERTREIGIRKAIGARKRDILRQFLVEAVALSSVGGLCGMILGFVLAALVSLAIKLPSTVTWWSVLLGFGFSAAVGIFFGWYPARKAADLDPIEALRYE from the coding sequence ATGCCGGTCAAGGCATCCTTCAATCTTTTGGAGATCGTTGTGCACTACTGGGAGTCGATAAAACTGGCGTTTGAGGCCATCCGATCCCACAAGCTGCGCTCCGGCCTGACCACTCTGGGGATATTGATCGGAGTGCTGGCGGTGATCGTGATGATGTCCATGATCGACGGCCTGAACCGGATGGTTACCAGGGAGCTGGACTCCATCGGCAGCACCACCCTCTACGTCCAGAAAAGCACCTGGGGACCGCAGGATGCGTCTGAATACCTCAAGGTCCAAAAGCGCAAGAACCTGACCTTGGCCGACGCCTATGCCATCCGGGACCAGTGTCCCTCGGTGCGCCGAGTGGCCCCTAATTTGCATATGACCACCACCGTCAAGTACCGCGGGCAGGAGGCTCTGGGCGTCCACGTCAACGGCACCACCCCCGACGACCAGTATATCGGCGATTACGAGATAGACCAGGGTCGTCCCATGAGCTATTTCGACGTCGACCACAAGCGCCAGGTATGCCTGATCGGCCCCACCATAGCCGAGAAACTGGCCCTGGGACAGGATCCCATAGGCCGGAATATCATCATCGAGGGCAAGAGGTTCGAGGTGATCGCACTGCTGAAAAAACAGGGCGTGTTTTTGGGCAACGACAAGGACAGCTATTTGGTCATTCCCATCACCGCCTACATGAAATGCATCTCCGGCGCGATCCGGGAACACGGCGGGTTCGGCACCTCGGTTCAGGTGGTGGTCCAGCCGGTAGATATTGGGCATGTGGCTTCGGCCCGGGACGAGATCACCGAACTGCTGCGCCGCCGCCGCAGGGTGCCGCCCTCCCAGCCCGATGATTTCAGCATAAACTCCGCCGATCAGCTGATGGCGGTCTACCGCAGCATCACCGCCGGGATCTTCGGGCTGATGATAGGAGTGACCTTTCTTTCGCTGCTGGTGGGAGGCATCGGTATCATGAACATCATGATGGTCTCGGTGTCCGAGCGCACCAGGGAGATAGGCATCCGCAAGGCCATCGGGGCCCGCAAGAGGGATATCCTGCGGCAGTTTCTGGTGGAGGCGGTGGCTCTGTCGTCCGTTGGCGGGTTGTGCGGGATGATCTTGGGATTCGTCTTGGCGGCTTTGGTGTCGCTGGCCATCAAACTGCCATCGACCGTTACCTGGTGGTCGGTGCTGCTGGGCTTCGGCTTCTCAGCCGCGGTGGGCATCTTCTTCGGATGGTATCCGGCCAGAAAAGCGGCGGATCTGGACCCGATAGAAGCCTTAAGGTACGAGTGA
- a CDS encoding ABC transporter permease codes for MNIWEAVRLAFDAIWAHKLRSGLTTLGIMIGVLTVIGMLALIDGFNKMIAKQLSSLGTTTLYVQRQGLVMSHDDWLKTRGRKNLTIEDAYAIRDNCPSVMRVAPMLDIMANVKFGKQEVIGTEVTGTTPEFQFIAEYEITDGRAMSNVDMVHSRPVAMLGYTVVEKLFGLQDPLGKEIIINGNRFEVIALLGKKGSFLGNDQDNMLIIPISTYQKMFSGMIRNRGRGGSVTIAVQPLDMAHVEQAKDEVTELLRRRRKVPPSKPDDFGIVTADQIMGIFKKITAGVFGLMIGVTLLSLLVGGIGIMNIMLVSVNERIKEIGIRKAIGARKKDIMQQFIIEAVTLSLVGGITGMVLGFILAGLVSLVIKLPASVSWWSVLLGFGFSAAVGIFFGWYPAQRAAELDPIEALRYE; via the coding sequence ATGAACATATGGGAAGCGGTCAGACTGGCCTTTGACGCCATTTGGGCCCACAAGCTCCGCTCCGGGCTGACCACCCTGGGGATCATGATCGGGGTGCTGACGGTGATAGGGATGCTGGCTTTGATCGACGGATTCAACAAGATGATCGCCAAACAGCTCTCTTCTTTGGGCACCACCACCCTCTACGTCCAGCGTCAGGGGCTGGTGATGAGCCACGATGACTGGCTGAAGACCCGGGGTCGCAAGAACCTGACCATCGAGGACGCCTACGCTATCAGGGATAACTGTCCCTCGGTGATGCGGGTGGCCCCCATGCTGGATATCATGGCCAATGTCAAATTCGGCAAACAGGAAGTGATCGGCACCGAGGTCACCGGCACCACCCCCGAATTTCAGTTCATAGCCGAGTACGAGATCACCGATGGACGGGCCATGTCCAACGTCGACATGGTGCACAGCCGGCCGGTGGCCATGCTGGGTTACACGGTGGTGGAGAAGCTGTTCGGCCTGCAGGACCCCTTGGGCAAGGAGATAATCATCAACGGCAACCGATTCGAGGTGATAGCCCTGCTGGGGAAAAAGGGTTCCTTTCTGGGCAACGATCAGGACAACATGCTGATCATCCCGATCTCCACCTACCAGAAGATGTTCTCGGGGATGATCCGCAACCGGGGGCGGGGCGGCTCGGTGACCATTGCGGTCCAGCCGCTGGATATGGCCCACGTGGAACAGGCCAAGGATGAGGTCACCGAGTTGCTGCGGCGGCGGCGCAAGGTGCCGCCCTCCAAGCCGGACGATTTCGGCATCGTCACCGCCGACCAGATCATGGGCATATTCAAGAAGATCACCGCCGGGGTGTTCGGCCTGATGATCGGGGTCACCCTGCTGTCCTTGCTGGTGGGGGGCATCGGCATCATGAACATCATGCTGGTGTCGGTAAACGAGCGGATCAAGGAGATAGGCATCCGCAAGGCCATCGGGGCCCGCAAGAAGGACATCATGCAGCAGTTCATCATCGAGGCGGTGACCCTTTCCCTGGTGGGAGGCATCACCGGGATGGTACTGGGATTCATCCTGGCCGGGCTGGTCTCGCTGGTCATCAAGCTTCCGGCCTCGGTCAGCTGGTGGTCGGTGCTGCTGGGCTTCGGCTTCTCGGCCGCGGTGGGGATATTCTTCGGGTGGTACCCGGCCCAACGGGCGGCCGAGCTGGACCCGATAGAGGCCCTGAGGTACGAATAA
- a CDS encoding ABC transporter ATP-binding protein, with amino-acid sequence MIKMENLSKVYKMDGVKVEALKRVSLKVESGEYVSIMGPSGSGKSTLMNLVGCLDTPTTGSYHLDGLLVSEMDDDQLAAVRNKKIGFVFQTFNLLPRSSALHNVELPMQYAGVDSGIRRAKAIASLESVGLAHRVHHKPTEMSGGERQRVSIARALVNDPSILLADEPTGNLDSRTGVEIMALFDRLHNEGKTVILVTHDQKVGEHAHRAVRILDGEIVSDQIIRKG; translated from the coding sequence ATGATAAAAATGGAAAATCTCTCCAAGGTATATAAGATGGATGGCGTCAAGGTGGAGGCCTTAAAGAGGGTCTCGTTGAAGGTTGAGTCCGGCGAGTACGTATCCATCATGGGGCCATCGGGCTCCGGCAAATCCACCCTGATGAATCTGGTGGGATGCCTGGATACCCCCACTACCGGAAGCTATCACCTGGACGGATTATTGGTGTCGGAGATGGATGACGACCAGCTGGCTGCGGTGAGAAACAAGAAGATAGGGTTCGTATTCCAGACCTTCAACCTGCTGCCCCGCTCTTCGGCCCTGCATAATGTGGAATTGCCCATGCAGTATGCCGGGGTTGATTCCGGGATCAGAAGGGCTAAAGCCATTGCTTCGCTGGAATCGGTGGGGCTGGCCCACCGGGTTCATCATAAACCTACCGAGATGTCGGGCGGCGAGAGACAGAGGGTTTCCATCGCCCGGGCTCTGGTCAATGACCCCTCGATCCTGTTGGCCGACGAACCCACCGGAAATCTGGACAGCAGAACCGGGGTGGAGATCATGGCCCTGTTCGACCGGCTGCATAATGAAGGAAAGACGGTGATCCTGGTGACCCACGACCAGAAGGTGGGAGAACATGCCCACCGGGCGGTTCGGATACTGGATGGAGAGATCGTCTCCGATCAAATCATAAGGAAAGGGTAA